The window GGATGATCTGCACTGGAAGGCCAGGTGGGCTGAGATCCTGAGGACCGCTGGCGGGAAGGTTACAAGCAGATGTTTGTTCCGGGGGTTGCGTGCTCTGCCTTGTGACCTGCTTCCCAACGTGGCAAACTTGGTGACAGCCACTTAGCAGACAGCAAGGTCCAGTTTAATTCCTAGGACATAGTCAGATGGGACCATTTTTAGCAATCCTCTGGGCCAGTGTGAAGTGCCAGGTTGATTCTAGGCAGACAGTGTGGGTATTTCTCAACAGCTGTGTTGCCGGTCGCTGACGTCAGTGGGCTGGAGCTGTGTTTTATCTCCTGGTGATGTGGCCTAATTACCATGAGTCTTCTGGGGCCTCTGACCTGTGTAATTGATTTATCTGTTCTACATGTTGCAGACAGACCAGTCCTTGTCAAGTTACTCAAACCACGACATCCTTTTGCAAAGACCTTTCACACTACATACAGACAGGAGGCAATGTGCATTAAATACTAACATCAGCCACGAGTGGCTCTGGTCTGGGGAGGGACTGTCTCATCAAACCCAGCAGGAGACTGTATGGGACTTTTTGGTaaacttttttattatatataaatacagtaGAGAATATAACTCTAAGATGTACAGCTCGATGAAATTTTTCTAAAGTGATCCCACTTATGTAACCACCACCCCCCAGATCAACAGACATTTCCAGCACCCCCAGGACTCCCCCTTTTGCCTCTTCACAGTCATTACACCTCCCTAGAGGTAAACAGCATTCTACTTTTTTGTCCCTGTGGATTGATTTcacctgtttttgaacttcatataaatggaattgtagagtatgtactcttttgtgtttaGCTTATTTCACTCATTATGTCACTTTTTTCACTTTTGATGTCTGTGAGATTTATCCAGAgtagtttgctcttttttattCCTGTACAggtcattgtatgaatatactgcaATTTATCGTTTCTACAGTAGATGAACATTGAGATTGTTGTtcgtttttagctattatgaatggTGATGTTTTTTGGTGCACACGTGTAGGCATTCTGGTTGCCTATATATATGCAGGAGCGGAATTGCCAGGGCACAGGGTTATACCTATGCTCAGATGTAGCAGATCCTGCCAAACagctttccaaagtagttgtgcTAGTTCCCACTGATACCAGCAACGTCTGAGCATTCCAGttctacatcctcatcaacacttggtgttgtcaggtttttgttttatttttggcctgTCCTGGTGGTTTTGACTTGCACAGCCCTGATGATTAATGAAGCTGAGTAccttttcacgtgcttcttgaCCATTTGGATATCCTTGTTAGTTTGCCCAAATTttgtccacttaaaaaaaaaatgtggtggtctctctttttcttattgattcgtAGGAGTTCATCTGTATCCTAGATATGAGCCCTTTGTTGGTTACACCTACTCCAGACATCTCCCATGCTATGGCTTGCCTTTTTACTCCTTTATTGGCATCTTTTGAacagaattcttaattttaacGAAGTCCTACATATcatcagtcttttcttttatagttagTACAGTTCAGAAATCTTTGTCTATCCCTAGGTCATGAAGatgttcttctatttttttatagaagctttattattttatctttcatatttaggtctgtgattcatctggaattgatttttatgtGTGGGTGAAATAGGGGTTCACTTTGATGTTTCATTTCCCCCATTTGCATATGCCGTCAATCCAGcaacattaataaaaaaaatcatcctttatCCATTGCATTCAGTAGCACCTTTGTCAAATCAGGTCACCAtgtatctgtgggtctgtttctggactgcATGGTTTTGGATGAATCTGCAGCAGTAGATAACAGTATATCGTCTGAAGTGGATTAAGTCATATGAAACCTGAATAAATTGGGGAGTGAGCAAATCAGTCTTTAAATggagtgtgtgaatgtgtgtgtgcgcATATCCATATGTGTATTGTACAAGTATGTGTCTGTGTGAATGTgttatatctgtgtatctaaaTATTTTCCTAGCATCTGGCCATCGGGGTTTTCTTCTGAGGGTCTATGCATATATGCATGTGAGCATGCATGCGCATCTCTGAATATCTTAGCAACCTGTGTGTATGCATGAGTTTGTATTTGATCTCCTATATTTGATACAGAAGGATCCATCTGTGTGCATCTCTGTGTAGCGATAGggttttcttctttgcctgatTTAGTACCCAGGGCAAGAGCACAATTTATTCTGCCCAGAAAATAGGTAAATAAGAATGTCTCTTTTATACATTTATGTTGTAGAAATTAGGAAGTGGAATCACAGATGCTCAGATACTGAGCAGGCCCAGACCTTTCATGTTAAACATGGCAAATCTGAGGCCATGAGAGAGGAAGTAATTTGCCTCACTTCACACAATGAGTTAGTGTCAGAGTGAAGTCAGAATCCAGTCTCTGAACTTACAGGCTAGGCCTTTCTCTGGTCCCAAATTGCCTTCTGTTGTGGTCCAGGGGCCACAAGAAGTCATGGAATAGCATCACTTACAGAATGTCTGATCTTTGAACTAGAGACACCAGTaagaacagaaaatagaaaagcagCTCTTGGGTCTTAGGCAGCTGGACTGAGACAACACATGTACATCAGGGATGACAAGGTATTTGCAGCTGGAGGCTGAGGGGTGCACCAAACTGCTAAGACGACACTTGGGGTGCTCTGGGTTCACATATCTCTTTTGTATGAGGTCTGGAGGCCACCACTGACGGGCtgggtcactttttaaaaaaattttatttacttatttatttttggttgtgtcaggtcttagtcgcggcatgcgggatctttcattgtggcgcacaggcttctctctagttgtggtgcacacaggctctagagcgcgcgggctcagtagttgcagctcatgggctctctagttatggcacgcgggctctcttgttgtggtgcatgggcttagttgccccgcggcatgtgggatcttagttccccagccagggatcgaacccatgtcccctgcattggaaggtggattcttgaccattggaccaccagggaggtccctgtctGGGTCACTTTACAGTTACAGTTCACTGTAGTAAAGGATGATACGACCTTTGGGTTTTGCATGTTGGGGGACCCTTGCGCAGACCAGGTGCGGACTCAACCTGAGGATGAAATGCCTGGGAAAACAGACCTTCAGGTTGAGGCAGCTCCATGATAAAAGTTGCAATGTGCAGAAGTACTTGAGAAAGGTATGACCTGAatggggcagggaagggaaggaaggggagggcagagagaaggTTATCAGGCAGACAGTAGCTAGATCTTAAAGTGCCTGCATACAATGTAGGCATTTGGATTCTGCCTCTGGGGAGTTACTGAGGTATTTTAAGCAAGGGAGTAATAGGATCAggtatgtgtttaaaaaaaaaaaatcattctgggtACAGTACGGAGAATGGAATGGAGGAGTAAGAATAGAGCAAAAAGACCAGTTAGAGTTGGTTCCTGTACACAGGTGAGATATCATGGTGGCTTGATGAGCACACAGGGTGGTGGtaatagaaatggagaaaatagctGGACTCCAAAGATATGTAGGACTTGGTGATAGGCTGTATGTGGAAGTATCCAGGTTTCTTGCTTGGCCAACAGGACGGATGGGGAGGACTGAAAGACAGAAGGTTTGTACAGAATAGGGATTCCATTTTAGACATGTTGAACCTGAACTGGGAGTTAGCTCATGACCACGGTTATTTTCCACCCTATCCTTGCTTTCACAGGAATGCTTCAAAATGGGAAGAAATTCGATTCATCCAGAGACAGAAACAAACCTTTCAAGTTCAGAATTGGCAAACAGGAAGTCATCAAGGGTTTTGAAGAGGGCGCAGCCCAGGTAGGATGAGGATCCTTGTTAAGGGGGACTTGAGGAGCTGGGGGTCTGGGCTCAGCACTCTGCCCTCCACCCTCACCCTATCACAGACCCACTACTGCTTTGACTCCACTGTCAGGGCATGGCGATGCCACCTAGTTTCAGTCCTGGCTTTGTGGCCCCACCCTTTTAGTTGCCAGCATGACTCCTTTGTCACTGGGGGTTCTCATCCCAAGCACATCTCCCCAGCTAGTTCTGAGCAAGCCTGTGAGCTACCAGCTGTTTGGGACTGAGGCAGCAgaagagctggggtgggggaggccaaggtgatttgttttttaaaattaaaaaaaaccacccaaTTTCAGACTTGCAAAAACATTGCAGgtagagttcccatatactcttTACCCAGCTTCCCCAAATGTTAATGTTTTACATAACCATAGTACAGTGATGAAAACCAGAacattaacattgatacaatactattaacCAATCTATTCAAATTTTTGAGTTggttattcaaaattttaaaattgattattcaaatttcaccagttATCCCACTAATGCCagagaagttctttttttttttttttgcggtatgcgggcctctcactgctgtggcctctcccgccgcggagcacaggctccggacacgcaggcccagtggccatggctcacgggcccagccgctccgcggcacgtgggatcctcccagaccaaggcacaaacccgtgtcccctgcatcggcaggcggacccccaaccactgcgccaccagggaaaccccagagaAGTTCTTGAGGACTGCTGTGATGAGCCCTGGTTCAAACTCTTCTTCTTTGCTCTATGAAGTCATGTGATGCTCCTTGCTGTGGCCTCTAATCTCTAAATCTCTCTAATGAACTGCTTCTATCACCTACTTGAGCATGTACATGTACATGTGCTCTTTATACACCTCTTTAGGCTTCtttggaagaagaaggaaaaattatgAACAAATAGAAGTGTTGGGCCATACACTAATTGAATAACCAGCagtgtttgttggatgaatgaatttgAGACTACTTTTTAGAAGTTATTTTCCCGCAGTCAAGTCTCTGTTAGTCTGAGGCACAATCTGCATTTGTTACAACTCTTAGCAACACTTCAATGTGCCACGTAGAAAACTCATCTCAGATCTTCAGAGTTACCATGAGGATGGTTTGGGAAAATGCCATAGTtaccttacttttttcttttaaatcaagctgggtcctctttctcctctccccatCTGCCCCCATCCCTGCTAGATGAGCTTGGGGCAGAGGGCGAAGCTGACCTGCACCCCTGATGTGGCATATGGAGCCACGGGCCACCCCGGTGTCATCCCTCCCAATGCCACCCTCATCTTTGACGTGGAGCTGCTCAACTTAGAGTGAAGGCAGGAAGGAACTGAAGGTGGCTGGAGATGGCTGCTGCTCACCCTCCTAGCCTGCTCTGCCACTGGGACGGCTCCTCCTGCTTGGGGCTCTTGATCAGTGCGCTAACCTCACTGCCCCAAGGCGTTATCCATTCTCTCAGCCCAAGTTGCTCTGTATGTGTTCTGTCATTGTTCACGCGCATCTTTGCTTGAGGAAACTTCAGCTGCAGATTGAAATGtttcaggttgtgcattttgCGTGATGCATGTAGTAGCCATTCCTGATCACAGAACAGATTTCTTGTTCGCACAATTTACACTGCCTTACGTTTACTTAAGCCAGACACACAAGGTGCTCAGACATGAAATGTACACGGTGTACACAGAGGGACTTGAGCCAGTTGCCTTTGCTGTCACTTTCTTTCTCAGAAATTCTGCTGACTTAAATGATGTCCTTTTTGgaaatgatatgaaaaataaagGCTCTGTGCTTGACAAATTCCTGTCCATCCTTATTGAAGGTAGAAAGTGCTTTAAGGACCACATAAGTCAGTTGCCCTTGGGAAAAGAGTGGAAAGGAGAAGTAGCCAGGAGAGTGATAATAAATACAGTACAGGTTTCCCCCACTATCTGAAAGTGGAAAGTAGGGCATTCCTATGAAGCCTTTTGTAAGCTGAAATGGTATAAAGCGAAGAAGCAATTACCTGAGGGCACATCTTGCTTACGGATGCATGAAATAAATCGAGAtaaaagcacagatgctcacagacacagttcaaagctatgacAGCTTGATGCcgagatactgagtatagttctcggggaaggagcttggtggtgTCACTTTCACTGCTCAGGGTTCATACTGCCTCTATAGTGGCTCTGAAcgctatttttgcttttctccttttttcataaaagcaaaaatcctttttggatttctttcgTGCAGCAAAAACAGGTACTCCTGTAGGTCTTTCCTAAAAGTGAATTAGCGTGAAGTGAACTTTCGAAAAGCAGGGGATACCTGTAGCTCCGACGTACCTATTGTACTTGCTGGcccttgttctatttttaattttttctaattttaaaataaaattaccaccAATCCTCTAAGCAGCCCCACAAGGTAGGTTACGACTTGCCACTCACCTCACAGGCTCAGAATTCCCCTCGGAGTAACTAAAGGAATACATTGTGCTCAAAACCCACAGTTTAGCAATCAAATGTGGGATTTGAACACTTTAGGTGATCAATCATGAAATCTACATTTGGACTTAGAAGAAGGATGAGCTCCCTTCTTGAAAAAGATGGAAAAGTGCATTTTGTGCACCTAAAGAAATGAGGGTGTGTTAGGCCTCAGAgccacacactcactcacattaGGAAGttacttttgaaaataaatgtgtgcTTTTTTTCATCTAGATTTGCTCTAACTTTACAGTGGGTAATTACTTCTGAGAAGAATGTATGACTTTGAACTTGTTTCCACATATGCTGCTTATTTTAATCTACATTTACTGTAACGTACAGGACTTTCCAGTTAGGTTTTCCAACCAGCCTGCTTATTGATATGCGTTAGTGTACGTCAGGGGAGCCTGTGGCAATGTAGCTAAGAGATTTTTCTTCTAGTTGGCACGGGTGACAAAAGCTCTTGGCCGTAGAGTTATTCTGTCAGCGATGTCTTGGAATTGTTTCAAGACTGAGGGAGGGGCAGGTAACAGGTACTGTTAGTTTCCTTCATAGACTCATTGATAACACATCACATGACGATACATGTGATATGGGGACACAACATCTTGATTATTTTATGTATCCCTTTTGTCTCCAAGAAGTCCTGGCTGTATCCCCCTGCTGAGGACTGAGGAGTTAATGAAGATGCAGTGCTTTAAGATgcagaaaatgaaatgagaaagggGCTGCTTTGCTTTTAATCACCAGTCCCTGTGCTCACCTCTGCAGTGGGACCAGACCAGTCAGAAGGTGCTGCACTCATTCCTTTCTGGGGGGGTTTCCTTCAGAATGTCTTGGTTCCTAGCTTTCCTCAATGATACACATGTCTATAATTTCTCAGAACTCAGCCTGGATAAAAGACAGTCACGTTTTCTGCTGTGACACCAATAGGAGAGCCAAAAATAGCACCAAGGACCATTTCAGGTGCCCATTATGGAGTCACATAAAAGATCTCAGTCTAGAGTATTTATAGCCAACGTGGTAACAGGAGACACTAAGAAGAGGTGGGGGGAAAAGCAAATACCTACTGGCTAGCACCTGAAGAGGATATGATGCTAGGCTTCACAGGCCCTGCTTTACTGACACTCTTAAAACTGCGCCTTCAATGCCTGCTGCAGAGGACTAATTGTAACTATGTCCTCAGCGTTTTACTACACACAGATGCGGCATAGAGCAGGGGCTCAGTATTTGTCCACTGAATTAAAGTTCTTGTAACATAACTGGAACATGCTAAAAAATTTCCAAACAATTACAGggcatttttttaaactcttaacTTCAGGTCATGAAATTCAACTAACAGATATATTAATCAAAATGATAGACCAGCCGTAGCTGTCAGTAGAAggaatttccccttttattaatttaaaacaacTTATACTAGGGGCAAGTCAGTCTGCCATTTAGACAAATCACACTATAAGACGTCTAATTTGTCATCCCCTTAAAAAGTCttttagaaaattctttttatatttgtaaataccTAAAAGCACACTGTGCATTACAAAAATTAGTAAGAAACTCATAAAAACATTCACAAGAAAATTACAGCTGTGGCTCCTTTGTCATCTTCCTGCCCTTATAGAAATGACTTTCTACTCTTTAACAGTGCTTTCAAAAAGCACTCAGacataattaataaataagacaattatttcttcattttcaataGTAGGCTTTGAGAAGACAGTACAAAAAGTATAACATAGCCCATTTTCTTACAGTAATGTTAGATTTGAAAgctaaatacatttaaaagtagAATAGGCTTTTGTCCATTTAAATGATTCAGTGCTTGTACTCTTCAAATTGATTTTGGGCTATAGTTATATACAAAACAATTAGTCCATGTTTTTCCATTTGGCCCATGCctaaactataaaaagaaaattatagctaTCTCCTTCAAGCTGCTGAGCTATGATGAATGTGGTAATAACCATACTATTTCCACGCCATGGGAGTCTGTGATTATAAGAATAAacattaagtattttatttatggcAAAGATATACTGTGA is drawn from Mesoplodon densirostris isolate mMesDen1 chromosome 14, mMesDen1 primary haplotype, whole genome shotgun sequence and contains these coding sequences:
- the FKBP1B gene encoding peptidyl-prolyl cis-trans isomerase FKBP1B isoform X2 yields the protein MGVEIETISPGDGRTFPKKGQTCVVHYTGMLQNGKKFDSSRDRNKPFKFRIGKQEVIKGFEEGAAQLGPLSPLPICPHPC
- the FKBP1B gene encoding peptidyl-prolyl cis-trans isomerase FKBP1B isoform X3 produces the protein MLQNGKKFDSSRDRNKPFKFRIGKQEVIKGFEEGAAQMSLGQRAKLTCTPDVAYGATGHPGVIPPNATLIFDVELLNLE
- the FKBP1B gene encoding peptidyl-prolyl cis-trans isomerase FKBP1B isoform X1 codes for the protein MGVEIETISPGDGRTFPKKGQTCVVHYTGMLQNGKKFDSSRDRNKPFKFRIGKQEVIKGFEEGAAQMSLGQRAKLTCTPDVAYGATGHPGVIPPNATLIFDVELLNLE